The genomic region TCGTAGCAGTGATCTGCCAGGTCGGCGTACTGTTGGCTGGTCGGTTTCATGGCCCTGCTTCCTCCATGGACAATGTGATGGTGAACAGATCCTCGTCACTCAAGGAGGACGCCATCTGCAAGCGATTCGGTTGACCGAATGCGATCGGTTCATCCAGCGTCGATTCTGGATGTCTTGGATAACTCGCTTTCAGGAAGTACTGCGGCTTCACCTCATCCGACCGGAGCTCTCTGCGCCCCAAGCTGGGAATAAATAGAGTTTCGCTCTTCGAACCCGTGGCCTTCAGTTGCACTTGTACCTGCACCAGCTTCCACTGGCACATCCCTCGACCATGGTAATCCTCGTCGATCATGCCGTCTGCGAACACGGTCGCCGTGTACTCGTCTTCGGCAACCTTCTGCAGATCGAACGGGATCGAACGGGTCGGTATCGGCGAGGTATGCCCGCCCGGATTATCCTTTGGGGGCGGCAAGCATTCCGGGTTGGTCACATCGAACTGCATGAAACCCTGTATCCAACCGAACCCCCCGGGCGCGTCGGCGATGCGCATCGTCAGCTGGTAGGTTTGCTGCGGATTGAGGTTCTCGCGGTACTCGGGCTTGGGTTTGTCGCTCATGGATGCACTGCACGCGGCCGTGGAAGACAGGAGAAGGACCGACAGCGCCGCTGCCCATCGGTTCCTGGACAACAAAACACCCACAGCGGCAAGCCGCTGCGGGTGTTGGAATTGTCTTTGCGGTTGACACATATCGCGTCCCATGCGCTTGGGTTGGTTCAAACTGGTACCGACTCGAATTTAGGCGAGAGGAATCAGCCGTTTACTGCTTAGTAGGACTACTCAATATTTGTGGAAGACTGGCTCAGTACAAGCGGAATAGTAGACACGGCAGTTTGCGTCGGCTCCTTCTTCTTGCTCGCAATACCTTACAGCCTCTTCCCCTGCAGATTTTTCGGTGCCTGCGCTCGCGCCAAATATCCTTTCCGCCCCTAGTGCCATTGCGCCACATTGATTGAAGTAGGTTGCTAGCACCTCACACGCGCCCCCCCCTTTCGATTTGCAATCGGCTAGTGCGCGGCTTTCAGCCTCTTCCTTGCTGCTCGCACCAACAGCTACTCCCAACACACCACCTACTGGTGAAGGCGCTAACGCCCCCCAAGTCGTCTCCCACCAGCCAGTCGGCTGTGGGGACTGTTGCTGCATTTGCTCCTGCTGCATTTGCCGTTGCTGGGCCATATAGCCCTGCCGGTTCTGCTCGGCCACATGATTCCGGTTCTGGATCCGCTGCTGGTGCTGGTGGTACTGGTTGTTGTTCATCTGGGCCTGATTATTGCCAGTCACCAGCAGAAAACCCAGTATCCACAACGCCTTGAGTTTCACGACACTATCCTCCTTCCACTAGCCGCGCCATAAGGTGTCGTCCTTCGGGGCGGCGGCGGTTGTGTTGTAGGCCCGCTCGGATGAGCCGTCTGATCTGCTCAGTATCTGTGGAAGACTGGTTCGGTGCAGGCGGAGTAGTAGACCTCACAATTTGTATCGCTAACTTGACACGCTTCAACCCCAATATCTTCTGCTATCTCTTTCGTTCTGGCCCTCGCGGTGCCTAAAAATTTATCGCCAACAATCAATACACCGCATTGATTGTCGTAGGTAATCAGAACTTGACACGCCCCCTCCCTTTGCTTTGCAGTCTGCCAGCGCAAGGCGCTCAGCTTCTTTCTCGCTTTTTGCACCAACCGCCGTACCTAGAACGCCGCCCACCGGCGAGGGTGCAATCGCCCCCCAAGTCGTCTCCCACCAGCCTGTCGGTTGCGGTGGCAGTGGCTGCTGCATCTGCTGCTGGCTGTTCATATAGCCTTGCCGGTTCTGCTCGGCTATATGGTTCTGGTTTTGGATCCGCTGCTGATGCTGGTGGTACTGGTTGTTGTTCATCTGCGCCTGGACATTGCCAGCCCCCAGCAATCCAAAGATCAACACCAATTGGAGTTTCATTACTCAGCCCTCCTTACCACTGTTCACTAGCCCCGCCTCGGAGTGTCGTCCGTCGGCGGTGGTGGCAGTGCATGTGTTGCAGGCCTACTTAATACCTGTGGAAGACTGGCTCAGTACAAGCGGAATAATAGACGCGGCAACTAGAGCCGTCACCGTTAGCAGCAGCGCAATCTTTCATGCCATCGGCTGTTGCCTCTTCAATTGATGCCGCACCATACATTCGGAAAGTATTTGCGCCTAGTACTGCAACAGCACACTGATTGTGGTAGGCGAAATTGCTCTCACACCCCCCCACCCTTGGCTTTACAATCACTAAGAGCAATCTGTTTCGCTTCTGATTCATTAGATGCGCCAAGGGCTGTTCCCAACGCCCCCCCTGTCTCCGAAGTTGCAATCGCACCCCAGGTTGTCTCCCACCAGCCAGTCGGCTGTGGGGACTGTTGCTGCATTTGCTCCTGCTGCATTTGCCGTTGCTGGGCCATATAGCCCTGCCGGTTCTGCTCGGCCACATGATTCCGGTTCTGGATCCGCTGCTGGTGCTGGTGGTACTGGTTGTTGTTCATCTGGGCATGAGCACTGCCTACCATCAGCAAACCCAAGATCAATATTGTCGGGAGTTTCATCACGCTACCTCCTTACCACCATCCGTTAGCCGCGCCGCGGGGTGTCGTCCTTCGGCGGTGGTGGCGGTGCTTGCGCTGTAGGCCCGCTCGCCTGAGTCCTCTAATCTGCTCAGTATCTGTGGAAGACTGGTTCAGTGCAGGCGGAATAGTAGACACTGCAGTTAGAGTCACCGCGATCTTCACACAACTTTATTCCGAACTCAGATGCTTTCGATACGGAGCCAGCGCCCACAATGTGATAGTTAGCTTGGCCGAGAACCATAGCTCCACATTGGTTGTGATAAGCAAACTCAACCTCGCACCCCCCCCCTCCTTTCGCCTTGCAATCCTCTAGCGCAAGCTGCTCAGCCTCTTCCTTGCTGCTCGCACCAACAGCTACTCCCAACACACCACCTACTGGTGAAGGCGCTAACGCCCCCCAAGTCGTCTCCCACCAGCCAGTCGGCTGTGGGGACTGTTGCTGCATTTGCTCCTGCTGCGTTTGCCGTTGCTGGGCCATATAGCCCTGCCGGTTCTGCTCGGCCACATGATTCTGGTTCTGGATCCGCTGCTGGTGCTGGTGGTACTGGTTGTTGTTCATCTGGGCCTGATTATTGCCAGTCACCAGCAGAAAACCCAGTATCCACAACGCCTTGAGTTTCACGACACTATCCTCCTTCCACTAGCCGCGCCGCGGTGTCGGGTCCTTCGGCGGCGGCGGCGGTTGTGTTGTAGGCCCGCTCGGATGAGCCGTCTGATCTGCTCAGTATCTGTGGAAGACTGGTTCGGTGCAGGCGGAGTAGTAGACCTCACAATTCGAATCATACTTTTCACAGTACTTGATCCCCGCTTCCGCAGCACTTTCAGGTGTACCGGCGCTAGAAGTGAAATGTTTATTGTCGCCAATGACCATCACGCCACACTGGTTGTAATAGGCGATTCCAACCTTGCACGCCCCCCCCCTTTGGCTTCACAGTCTTTCAATGCAAGACGTTCAGCCTCTTTCTTGCTTTTTGCACCAACTGCTGCGCCGACTACTCCTCCGACCGGTGAAGGCGCAATCGCCCCCCAAGTGGTCTCCCAATACCCGGTCGGCTGTGGCGGTTGCTGCATCTGCTGCTGGCTGTTCATATACCCTTGCCGGTGCTGCTCAGCCCTATGATTCTGGTTCTGGATCCGCTGCTGATTCTGGTGGTGCTGATTGTTGTTCATCTGAGCCTGGACGTTTCCGGTGAACAGCAAACCCAGGATCATCACTACTTGCAGTTTCATCACGCAACCCTCCTTACCACTGTCCACTTAGCCACGCAGCCGGGTGTCTTTCCATGGCGGCGGCGGTGCTTGTGTTCTAGGCCCGCCCGGCTGAGCTTTCGGTGAATGCGGCCCATCGGGTCATCCCCGATCATGAGGTGGCGCATCCCGTCGGATCGAGTCGCCCGATACGGGTTGGCCTGCCAAAGGTTGTTGTTGGTATGGGGCGGGCGGCGTTCGGAATTCGCCCGACGAAACTTGATCTCTACTGCCCGATGTATTGGCGGCACTCAACTGCTGCGGATACTCCCCACCCGGTCCACCACCCGAGTACGACCCGCGCTGCGGTTGACCTTGCGACAGGTGCGGGCCAATGGTCGCGTACGCCATGAACTGACCCAATGAGCCCTGGAAGAAGTTCGCCGCCATTGGCGGGACCGTCAGCAGCAGCATGGTCAGGATCAGGCCCATGCCACCGCTTTGTATCGCGCGACTGCCGTAACCGACCGCATCGCCGTTCAACAACAGCGTGCTGATCGCATTCGACGCCCACATGCCCATAGCGACGTCGGTCACCATCTTCAATGCGATCGAGGTCATCGCGCTCAGCACCGCAAGACTGAACCTGGCGAAGGTGCTAACGCTCCCCTCGTCTTTTCCCAATACCCCGTCGGTCGCGGAGGTTGCTGTGGCTGTTGCTGCGACTGCTGAGGTTGTGACTTCCAATAGCAAAACGGCGTGGGCGCCATCCCGGGCCCGCCCGGCTGTACTCCCGCCTGGACTTCATTGGGCCCAGGGCCGGCGCCGCAGACATGCGGGGACTGCGCTTGCGCCTGAACGACACCGCTCATACCCAGTAGACCAACTACCAACAGCACCTTGAGACTCATGGCACAACCCACCTTCCACTATCCACGCCGCGGGGTGTCGTCCGTTGGCGGTGGTGGCAGTGCATGTGTTGTAGGCCTACTTAATACCTGTGAAAGACTGGCTCAGTACAAGCGGAATAGTAGACACGGCAGCTAGTATCTTCTTTCTCGCACAACTCAATTCCATATTCCTCTGCGTCCCTGATACTTCCAGCACTTGCGGTTCTGTATATATTGTCACCAAGTATCATTACTGCACACTGGTTGTAATAAGCAAGACGCACCTCGCACGCCCCTCCCCCTTTTGCTTTACAGTCTTCCAACGCGGAGCGTTCAGCTTCTTCCTTGCTACTCGCACCAACGGCTGTTCCCAATACGCCGCCTACTGGCGAGGGTGCAATCGCGCCCCAAGTGGTTTCCCACCAACCAGTCGGCTCTGGCGGCTGCGGTGACTGTTGTTGCATTTGCTGCTGCTGAGTCATATAGCCCTGCCGATGCTGCTCGGCCATATGGCTGCGGTTCTGGATCTGCTGTTGATGTCGGTGGTATTGGTTGTTGTTCATCTGGGCATGAGCACTGCCTACCATCAGCAAACCCAAGATCAATATTGTCGGGAGTTTCATCACGCTACCTCCTTACCACTATCCGTTAGCCGCGCCGCGGGGTGTCGTCCTTCGGCGGTGGTGGCGGTGCTTGTGCTGTAGGCCCGCTCGCCTGAGTCGTGGGTGAATTCGAGGCATAGTGTCGATCCACCTGTGGACTGGAACCTGGCCCGCCACTGCGATCCACTGTACGCACCAGATCATCCTGCAGTGAAGAATAGCCGCCTGTGGCGGAGCCGGCCGAGTGGGTCGGGGTCGCGGCGTAAGCCCCACGGAAATCCCCTGCTTGCCTACTGCCATCATCCTGTGCGCGAGCATTCAAAGTTCCAGGCTGCTGCGGCGAGTACCCGCCCCCATATCCACCACCACCCGGGCCACCGCCCGAGTACGCCCCCATCTGCGGCTGACCCGTTTGCAGGTGCGGGCCCATCGTGGCGTACGCCATGAACTGACCCAGCGAGCCCTGGAAGAAGTTCGCCGCCATCGGTGGCACCGTCAGCAGCAGCATGGTCAGGATCAGGCCCATCCCGCCGCTCTGCATCGCGCGGCTGCCAAAACCGGCCGGCTCGCCGCCCAACAACAGCGTGTTGATCGCGTCAGACGCCCACATCCCGATCGCCACGTCCGTCACCATCTTCAGTGCGATCGACGTCATCGCGCTCAGCACCGCAAGACTGAACATCGTCCCGATTCCGTACAGCAGCCACCTCTGGAACAGACTCTTGGTCGAGTTGAACAGCAGGCACAGGATGAAGATCGGGCCCAGGCCGATGAACAGCGCCATCGCCACCTGGTACATCAGCAGCAGCGCGCCGGCCACCAGCGCCGGGCCGCCGGTGCCGGCCCCGATCATCATCGCCGCCCGCTCCTTCTCCCGCGACGCGTCCAGGTCGCCCCCGGTCTCCAGCACGTCCAGGCTCGACATCGCCGCCTGCATCCAGCCCAGGTTGCTGTCGATCTCGTCCTCCGGCGAGCCTTCCTCGCCGGTGATCACCCAGTGGATCCCATCCTTCATGTCCGTGGTCACGTAGCGCGTGATCGGCTCGTCGAAGCTCCCGAACGAGATCGCCGCCGTCACGATCAGCACCGCGCGCAGCGTGTTGACCGTCAACTGCATCATCGAATCGCGCATCTGCCCGGTCATGACCCGGTAGCCCTGCACAAACACCCACAGCGTCAGCAGCGCCAGCGCCACCAGCTGCACCATCTGCATCACACGGCCGATCACGCCATCGCGGAATACACCGATGTCGTGGGACAGGCGGTCCAGCACAAACTTGAAGAACACGAAGTCACCGACATCGTCGATGATCGCCTTCGGTTGCAGCCAGCTCCATAACTCCTGGCCGAACAGGCCGGAGAGTATTTCGAATCCCTGCAATGTCATTTTTACTGTTTCCATCACTGAAGCCCGCCCCCGGGTGACATGGCGGCACGCCTATCGTGCCCACGCCTTGCAGACATCAATCCCTGCATTTGCTGCCGCTTGTGCCGCACAGCGCCGTCTTCATCGTCGCCACGTTGACGATCTTCGACGGCAGGCCGGAATGGCCACGCATGGCCGCCCGTGTCAGGGTGCCCTGGGCGGATTCCAGCGCATTGATATATTTTTCGTAGGCCTGCATCAGCGCCTGGAATTCCTCATGGGACTGGGCCATCCCGGCCCCGACCTGGCTGAATTCCGCGCTATAGGTGGTCATGTCACCCTGTGTCTTGCCACTGCCGATGAAACGGTCGCCGGCCGCAATGAGGTCCGCCTTCATCTGCGGCATGGTTTTCTGTAGGTAGTCCACCGTATCGTTGAGCTGCCGGTTGCGCATCTGCTGAATCAACGCGCAGACCTCGTATCGCTGCTGCTGCACGTCGCCTCGCAGGTCGACCTGGAACATCCGGCCCAGCACGCCGGCGCTGCCGCCCCCGTAACGCGGACCACAGCGCTCCTCCACATATTCGTCATCTTCCACCTTCCTCATCGGGACCGCATCGGGCAAGTTGTACGAGGCGCGCACCTGGTTGGCCGAGGACAGGAAGCTGTTGTACTGCTGCATGAACTGCTGATACTCCTTCAACCACTGCCTTCCCTGCTCTCCCCAGCGAGTGGCCTCCTTGGTGAACTCGGCCAGTTGCGTTTTGACATGCAGCGTATCGTTCACTATCCACTGCGCGGCGGCATTGCCCGAGGCCAGCAGTCCCGCCATTGCCAGAGCCAGCAGGGCAAGCCGTTGTTTGACGATGGGCCGGCGGGTTTGGGTCATGTTGTTCATGGACGTGCTCCTGCTGGTTTTTTTGCGGTAACTGTTCGACCGTCTGTTGAAAGCCATCATGCGGCTGCCTCCTGGCGCGAACGGCCGCCGGTCTGCGTGTCGCCCTTGCCCGAGCCCTTGCGGTTGTCATAGAAGTCCTGCAGCCACTGCTCGGGCGTAAGTTCGTCCGCAGTGACGTGGTGGAAGCGCGCCTTGCGCTCCAGCACCTGGTGCAGGATGTCGATGTTGTCGGTGCTGGCGGAGATCACCGCCAGCGCGTCGTCCATGCCGCGCAGGTTGAGCTGGCATACGGTGGCGCCATGGCCCTGCTTGACCAGGAAGCAGCGGCTGCGCTCGTCGAGGCCCTTGATGACCTGGAACTCGGCCTCGGTCAGTTTCAGGCCGTCGATGTAGTCCTCGCGGCTGGCATTGGGATTGGGCAGCAGGATCATGGTCGCGGTCTGCTCGATCAGCGCCGCGGCGATGTCGCTCTTGAGCGCGTCCTCCGGGCTCTGGGTGGCGAAGATGCCCAGGCCGTTCTGCTTTCGGATGGTCTTCTGCTTGTTCTTGGCGAATTCCTTGAGCCCGCCCTCGCCGTCGAGGACCTTCCAGAACTCGTCCATGACGTAGATCAGGCGACGGCCGTCGATCAGTTCCTCGAGCCGGTGCAGCAGGTAGTTGATGACCGGTATCCGCACCTCGTGGTTGTCGATGATGTCGGTGTAGTCGAAGCCGATGATGTGGGCCTTGTGCAGGTCGATGACGTCGTTCGGATTGTCGAACACCCAGCCCAGGGAATTGCCGACGGTCCACTTGCGCAGGCGCGCGTAGAGCCCGTCGTCGCCCATGTTGGGCAGGCTCTTCTGGAAGTTGGTCATGGTCCGCAGATGCGGAGGGGTATCGAGGATGCTCTCGACAGCGCGGAAGATGTCCTCTTCCTCGCGGGCGGTGTATTCGCGCTTGCCGGCCAGCACCTTGATCAGGTCGGCCAGGAACTGGATGTTGGCCTCGGTGCGCTCGCACTGGAACGGGTTGAAGCCGGTCGGCGCGCCGTTCTCCAGCGCCAGGTAGTTGCCGCCGCAGGCGCGCACGAAGATCTCCGCGCCGCGGTCCTTGTCGAAGAAGAAGATGGTCGGCGACGGGTCCAGCTTCTGCACCTGGCTGAGCAGGAAGTTGATCAGCGCGGTCTTGCCGGTACCAGACTTGCCGATCACCATGGTGTTGGCGATCGCCTTCTCGCCGAACGATTTCTCCGCCGGGTGGGTGGCGTGGAAGTTGAAGTAGTACGGCTGACCGTTGGTCGCCTGTAGCGTGGTCACGCACGGCCCCCACGGATTGTGGTCCTTCTTGCCTGCGCTGAAGTTGTGCAGTGGGCTCAGGCCGAGGAAGTTGAGCGAGCTGAGGTTGGCAAGGCGCGTACGGTACTTCCAGTTGCCCGGCAGCTGCGAGTAGAACGAGGCGGTGATCGCCCAGTCTTCCTTGGCCGATACGAAGCCGGCATTGGACAGCTCGGCACGGGTGGTTGCGAGCTGCCGGCTGAGCGCCTCCTGGCTGTCGGCATAGATGGCGATGATGAAGTGGTACTCGCCGAGCACGAAGTTGCCCGATGCCAGCTGGTCCATCGCATGGTCGAGTTCGACGATCTGGCTGACCGCCTTGTCGCCGGAGGAGATCATCATGCCCTTGGTGCGGTCGAGCACGCTGAGCGCATCCTGCCGACCCATCGGGCTGAAGGAATGGGTGATGACATACTCGAAATCCAGGTACTTCAGGCCATTGAGAATGCCGGGATAGGTGCCCTCGGCATACTCCTTGAGATTGAGGATGGCGCCGAAGTGGTTCTTGCCGGTCGGTGTGGTGACCACGAAGTCGCC from Lysobacter alkalisoli harbors:
- a CDS encoding VirB4 family type IV secretion/conjugal transfer ATPase → MFNPDTPISEFIPLSSHVSPSVVKTTGGDFLLSWCLGGLPFVGRDEWEIEHRHNVFNRMLQTLRAPDYVNVAFWVHDVRRRRSITSNDAFDQAFNQRMSDEYYRALSSQKIMVNELYLTMIYRPVVGGKAFMEKTSDVERLKAEQDQAVAKVLELAGNVEAVLKEYAPRRLGMYEAENGVVFSETLELFGYLLNRIDEPVPALSAPIPEYLPVSRHMFSVKTGDFVVTTPTGKNHFGAILNLKEYAEGTYPGILNGLKYLDFEYVITHSFSPMGRQDALSVLDRTKGMMISSGDKAVSQIVELDHAMDQLASGNFVLGEYHFIIAIYADSQEALSRQLATTRAELSNAGFVSAKEDWAITASFYSQLPGNWKYRTRLANLSSLNFLGLSPLHNFSAGKKDHNPWGPCVTTLQATNGQPYYFNFHATHPAEKSFGEKAIANTMVIGKSGTGKTALINFLLSQVQKLDPSPTIFFFDKDRGAEIFVRACGGNYLALENGAPTGFNPFQCERTEANIQFLADLIKVLAGKREYTAREEEDIFRAVESILDTPPHLRTMTNFQKSLPNMGDDGLYARLRKWTVGNSLGWVFDNPNDVIDLHKAHIIGFDYTDIIDNHEVRIPVINYLLHRLEELIDGRRLIYVMDEFWKVLDGEGGLKEFAKNKQKTIRKQNGLGIFATQSPEDALKSDIAAALIEQTATMILLPNPNASREDYIDGLKLTEAEFQVIKGLDERSRCFLVKQGHGATVCQLNLRGMDDALAVISASTDNIDILHQVLERKARFHHVTADELTPEQWLQDFYDNRKGSGKGDTQTGGRSRQEAAA
- a CDS encoding type IV secretion system protein, producing MTLQGFEILSGLFGQELWSWLQPKAIIDDVGDFVFFKFVLDRLSHDIGVFRDGVIGRVMQMVQLVALALLTLWVFVQGYRVMTGQMRDSMMQLTVNTLRAVLIVTAAISFGSFDEPITRYVTTDMKDGIHWVITGEEGSPEDEIDSNLGWMQAAMSSLDVLETGGDLDASREKERAAMMIGAGTGGPALVAGALLLMYQVAMALFIGLGPIFILCLLFNSTKSLFQRWLLYGIGTMFSLAVLSAMTSIALKMVTDVAIGMWASDAINTLLLGGEPAGFGSRAMQSGGMGLILTMLLLTVPPMAANFFQGSLGQFMAYATMGPHLQTGQPQMGAYSGGGPGGGGYGGGYSPQQPGTLNARAQDDGSRQAGDFRGAYAATPTHSAGSATGGYSSLQDDLVRTVDRSGGPGSSPQVDRHYASNSPTTQASGPTAQAPPPPPKDDTPRRG
- a CDS encoding DUF4189 domain-containing protein; the encoded protein is MKLPTILILGLLMVGSAHAQMNNNQYHQHQQRIQNRNHVAEQNRQGYMAQQRQMQQEQMQQQSPQPTGWWETTWGAIATSETGGALGTALGASNESEAKQIALSDCKAKGGGV
- a CDS encoding DUF4189 domain-containing protein; its protein translation is MKLKALWILGFLLVTGNNQAQMNNNQYHQHQQRIQNRNHVAEQNRQGYMAQQRQMQQEQMQQQSPQPTGWWETTWGALAPSPVGGVLGVAVGASSKEEAESRALADCKSKGGGACEVLATYFNQCGAMALGAERIFGASAGTEKSAGEEAVRYCEQEEGADANCRVYYSACTEPVFHKY
- a CDS encoding DUF4189 domain-containing protein, which translates into the protein MKLPTILILGLLMVGSAHAQMNNNQYHRHQQQIQNRSHMAEQHRQGYMTQQQQMQQQSPQPPEPTGWWETTWGAIAPSPVGGVLGTAVGASSKEEAERSALEDCKAKGGGACEVRLAYYNQCAVMILGDNIYRTASAGSIRDAEEYGIELCEKEDTSCRVYYSACTEPVFHRY
- a CDS encoding DUF4189 domain-containing protein, with product MKLKALWILGFLLVTGNNQAQMNNNQYHQHQQRIQNQNHVAEQNRQGYMAQQRQTQQEQMQQQSPQPTGWWETTWGALAPSPVGGVLGVAVGASSKEEAEQLALEDCKAKGGGGCEVEFAYHNQCGAMVLGQANYHIVGAGSVSKASEFGIKLCEDRGDSNCSVYYSACTEPVFHRY